One segment of Paenibacillus rhizovicinus DNA contains the following:
- a CDS encoding NUDIX domain-containing protein: protein MPVVRVIVMDKQDRVLLIQTRHTKSDGFYWIVPGGRIEEGEFSRDAAIREVKEETGLDITIKKLVWVEESKNERGQIGYIHYFLAERTDEEPIIGHDPELQASEQKIMDVAFKDREEIMTMEKVYPEVIKHSDFWDVVTEESHNPYVNRPSEGFGLE, encoded by the coding sequence ATGCCAGTTGTCCGCGTAATTGTAATGGATAAACAGGATCGTGTATTGCTCATTCAGACCCGACATACGAAATCCGATGGATTCTACTGGATCGTCCCTGGCGGCAGGATCGAAGAAGGTGAATTTAGCCGAGATGCCGCCATTCGGGAAGTGAAAGAAGAAACCGGGCTGGACATTACGATAAAGAAATTAGTTTGGGTGGAAGAAAGCAAAAACGAACGGGGTCAAATCGGATATATCCATTACTTCCTGGCAGAACGTACGGACGAAGAACCGATAATCGGCCATGATCCGGAATTGCAAGCGAGCGAACAAAAGATCATGGATGTGGCTTTTAAAGACCGAGAAGAAATCATGACGATGGAGAAAGTCTATCCAGAAGTCATCAAACATTCCGATTTCTGGGACGTTGTAACGGAAGAATCGCATAATCCCTATGTAAACAGGCCCAGTGAAGGATTTGGTCTGGAATAA
- the hisC gene encoding histidinol-phosphate transaminase: MTQIGENTTLQVKARQALDNIKPYTPGKPIWEVQQEYGLDRVVKLASNENSLGPSPKALQAIQERLGELHRYPDGLSAKLTHALAEEFGLASENFLVTNGGDELIVLISQAFLEQGDEIIVPDPTFSEYAFGANLMASTIVKVPLAEGFQYAADDLLAAVTEKTKIVYLCSPNNPTGTYLPEAELRKFLDRLPERVLVVIDVAYRHYVTAEDYCDGLEFIREGYPVIALHTFSKIYGLAGIRVGFGVAPLAVVNTLLKVKEPFNVNALAEAAATAALHDHAHIDASRRMNEEGREQLYQGFRKLSMSYTESMSNFVLVEIGEKAERIYQQLLERGIIVRYAKSWGFPNHFRISVGTREENEIFLRALEELV; encoded by the coding sequence ATGACGCAAATTGGGGAAAACACAACCTTGCAAGTCAAAGCTAGACAAGCGCTGGACAACATCAAACCGTACACGCCCGGAAAACCGATCTGGGAGGTTCAACAGGAATACGGCTTGGACCGCGTCGTCAAGCTGGCATCGAACGAGAATTCGCTCGGCCCGTCGCCGAAGGCGCTGCAAGCGATTCAAGAGCGGCTGGGGGAGCTGCATCGCTATCCGGACGGCTTGTCGGCGAAGCTTACGCATGCGCTCGCTGAGGAGTTCGGTCTTGCAAGCGAGAATTTTCTCGTCACGAATGGCGGGGACGAGCTGATCGTACTGATCTCGCAAGCTTTCCTGGAGCAGGGAGATGAGATCATCGTGCCTGATCCGACGTTCAGCGAGTACGCGTTCGGCGCGAACCTGATGGCGAGTACAATCGTGAAAGTGCCGCTGGCGGAAGGCTTCCAATACGCGGCCGACGATCTGCTGGCTGCCGTAACGGAGAAGACGAAGATCGTTTACCTGTGCTCGCCGAACAACCCGACCGGCACGTATTTACCGGAAGCCGAGCTGCGAAAGTTCCTCGACCGTCTGCCCGAGCGCGTGCTTGTCGTAATCGATGTGGCGTACAGGCATTACGTGACGGCTGAAGACTATTGCGACGGCCTCGAATTCATTCGGGAAGGGTATCCGGTCATCGCGCTGCACACGTTTTCCAAGATATACGGGCTTGCCGGCATCCGCGTCGGCTTCGGCGTCGCTCCGTTGGCAGTCGTCAACACGCTCCTGAAAGTGAAGGAGCCGTTCAACGTCAACGCGCTCGCAGAAGCGGCGGCAACGGCGGCACTGCATGATCATGCGCATATTGATGCATCGCGCCGGATGAACGAAGAGGGCCGCGAGCAGTTGTACCAAGGCTTCCGCAAACTGTCCATGTCTTATACGGAGAGCATGTCCAACTTCGTGCTGGTCGAGATCGGCGAGAAGGCCGAGCGCATTTACCAGCAGCTGCTGGAACGCGGCATTATTGTCCGCTACGCCAAGAGCTGGGGCTTCCCGAACCATTTCCGTATTTCGGTGGGGACGCGCGAGGAGAACGAGATTTTCCTGCGGGCACTGGAAGAACTGGTTTAG
- a CDS encoding RNA polymerase sigma factor yields the protein MQNLSDYELMLLIKGKQHAALSALYDRHAGLVYSFAWKSLKEEAAAKDIVQAVFLRLWTTEAEYDPGKGKFINWLLTIVRNITADAQRKRRRENKGVLHYLREDLERIPDGQSLSPEEQAEHQFVREQIRTAYRHLSKQQITLLEHFYWQGYTLSELAALYNQPLGTVKNRLHQTLKILRRHLSAEGVGTG from the coding sequence ATGCAAAATCTGTCCGATTACGAGTTGATGCTTCTCATCAAAGGCAAGCAGCATGCCGCTTTGTCCGCCCTGTACGACCGGCATGCGGGACTCGTGTATTCCTTTGCCTGGAAGTCGCTGAAGGAAGAAGCCGCGGCCAAAGATATCGTGCAGGCCGTGTTTCTGCGGCTGTGGACGACCGAAGCCGAATACGACCCCGGTAAGGGCAAATTCATCAATTGGCTGCTCACGATCGTGCGCAACATTACGGCGGACGCGCAGCGTAAACGCCGCAGGGAAAACAAAGGCGTTCTTCATTACTTGCGGGAAGACCTCGAGCGCATCCCCGACGGACAAAGCCTGTCGCCGGAGGAGCAGGCGGAGCATCAATTCGTGAGAGAGCAGATCCGCACCGCATACCGGCATTTAAGCAAACAGCAGATAACGCTGCTGGAGCACTTTTATTGGCAGGGCTACACGCTGAGCGAGCTGGCGGCGCTCTATAACCAGCCGCTGGGCACCGTCAAGAACAGACTGCATCAAACGTTGAAAATATTGCGAAGACATCTGTCCGCGGAAGGAGTAGGAACGGGATGA
- a CDS encoding nucleotidyltransferase domain-containing protein has protein sequence MNAEMKSKLMDKNERLIQMVIERAKRDFPDDIAIIGLTGSFRTGDFHEKSDLDLIIINNTDRGWEISYCFILDDVGYDLYCTPWDTRIQAQASLESPGVSSLTELEILYCAKPAYLEKFNAYRQQALDALAQPIGADCLNRARKWIDLAKQDYANTMLADDIGSVRNASAGVLYHLINALVSMNNTCIKRGIKRYLEQILQCEYVPEQMESLYMSVIHAQTVEDIRNASLQLLKSVSQLHGSMCERFITKPVPSYDNLRGTYEELWCNCRNKVLNSVEMNDKSYTFFAAMGAQSFLDEMTADKGTKKFDLMQYFEANDLQVFKARFLGMMDEYAAEYARVGRKVERFDTFEQLYAEYLKD, from the coding sequence ATGAACGCAGAGATGAAGAGCAAGCTGATGGATAAGAACGAACGTCTGATCCAAATGGTGATTGAACGCGCGAAGCGAGATTTTCCTGACGATATCGCAATCATAGGGCTTACGGGTTCTTTCCGCACCGGGGACTTTCATGAGAAGAGCGATCTCGATCTGATCATCATTAATAATACCGACCGGGGGTGGGAGATCTCCTATTGTTTTATTTTGGATGACGTAGGTTATGACCTGTATTGCACGCCGTGGGATACCCGAATACAGGCGCAGGCAAGCTTGGAAAGCCCCGGCGTATCGAGTCTAACCGAGCTCGAGATTCTCTATTGCGCGAAGCCGGCGTATTTGGAGAAGTTCAATGCCTACAGACAACAAGCGCTTGATGCGCTTGCGCAGCCCATCGGCGCGGATTGCCTGAATCGCGCTCGAAAATGGATTGACCTCGCAAAGCAAGATTACGCCAACACAATGCTGGCCGACGATATCGGTTCGGTGCGCAATGCTTCTGCCGGCGTTCTGTATCATCTGATCAATGCCTTGGTCAGCATGAATAACACGTGCATCAAGCGGGGAATCAAGAGATATCTGGAACAAATCCTCCAATGTGAGTATGTTCCGGAGCAGATGGAATCCTTATATATGTCCGTCATCCATGCGCAGACTGTGGAAGACATCCGAAATGCATCGCTGCAGCTATTAAAAAGCGTCTCGCAATTGCACGGCAGCATGTGCGAGCGCTTCATTACGAAACCCGTTCCATCCTATGATAATCTGAGGGGAACCTACGAAGAATTATGGTGCAACTGTCGGAATAAAGTCTTGAACAGCGTAGAGATGAACGACAAGTCGTATACTTTCTTTGCGGCGATGGGTGCTCAAAGCTTCCTTGATGAGATGACTGCGGACAAGGGAACGAAGAAGTTTGATTTGATGCAGTACTTTGAAGCGAACGATTTACAAGTATTCAAAGCCCGGTTTCTTGGCATGATGGACGAATATGCGGCTGAATATGCCAGGGTTGGCAGAAAGGTAGAAAGGTTCGATACCTTCGAGCAATTATATGCGGAATATTTGAAGGATTAA
- a CDS encoding MerR family transcriptional regulator, protein MKRTWKVGELAKLTGLTVRTLRFYDNIGLFSPSAFSDSGHRLYDERDIARLHQILALKELNLSLDEVRAVLSGGEYSPADIVAQQMARVKETIRVQQKLLGELEHVSSLMQAKESLSVDDFTGLLQTMKRSHEKFFFERKKSWESSLDRLGEFLSDEQEE, encoded by the coding sequence ATGAAGCGGACTTGGAAAGTAGGCGAGCTTGCGAAGCTGACCGGACTTACGGTACGGACGCTGCGCTTCTACGATAATATCGGATTGTTCTCGCCGTCGGCATTCTCGGATTCGGGGCACCGGCTGTACGATGAAAGGGACATTGCCCGGTTGCATCAAATTCTGGCGTTGAAAGAATTGAATTTGTCGCTCGACGAGGTGCGCGCGGTGCTCTCAGGCGGCGAATACAGTCCCGCGGATATCGTTGCGCAGCAGATGGCGCGGGTGAAGGAAACGATTCGCGTGCAGCAGAAACTGCTTGGCGAACTGGAGCATGTCTCGAGCCTGATGCAGGCGAAGGAAAGCTTGTCCGTCGATGATTTTACGGGGTTGCTGCAAACGATGAAGCGAAGCCATGAGAAGTTCTTTTTCGAGCGCAAGAAGAGCTGGGAGAGCAGTCTCGACAGGCTCGGCGAGTTTCTCTCGGACGAGCAGGAAGAATAG
- a CDS encoding O-methyltransferase translates to MHANTTWSLVDNYMTERLIPRDDVLEQVMAANQREELPPIDVSASQGKLLQLLARMTNAKRILEIGTLGGYSTIWMGKALPADGKLVTLELDPKHAQVAQANIALAGLSRLVEIRVGVALEQLAKLEEEGTEPFDLIFIDADKPSNPAYLQWALRFSHPGTVIVGDNVVRDGEIINRHSTDPRVQGIRTFYDMLAAEPRISATAIQTVGSKGYDGFMIGIVNG, encoded by the coding sequence ATGCATGCAAACACGACTTGGAGCCTTGTCGACAATTATATGACGGAGCGTCTCATTCCGCGGGACGACGTTCTGGAGCAGGTAATGGCTGCGAACCAACGGGAGGAGCTGCCTCCGATCGATGTTTCGGCAAGCCAAGGGAAACTGCTTCAGCTGCTCGCCCGGATGACGAACGCTAAGCGGATTCTGGAAATCGGAACGCTCGGCGGCTACAGCACGATCTGGATGGGAAAGGCGCTGCCTGCAGACGGAAAGCTAGTCACCTTGGAGCTGGACCCGAAGCATGCGCAGGTCGCTCAGGCCAATATTGCGCTTGCCGGATTGAGTCGCCTGGTCGAGATCCGGGTAGGGGTGGCGCTCGAGCAATTGGCAAAGCTGGAGGAAGAGGGGACCGAACCGTTCGACTTGATCTTCATCGACGCGGATAAGCCGAGCAATCCCGCCTACCTGCAATGGGCACTGCGCTTCTCGCATCCCGGCACGGTCATCGTCGGTGACAATGTCGTTCGCGATGGAGAGATTATCAATCGCCACAGCACGGATCCCCGGGTTCAAGGCATCCGGACATTCTACGACATGCTCGCCGCGGAGCCACGCATCTCGGCGACCGCGATCCAAACCGTCGGGAGCAAAGGATACGACGGGTTCATGATCGGTATTGTAAATGGTTGA
- a CDS encoding VOC family protein gives MPGQIWINLPVQDLNRSIAFFKEVGFSVSHGPGNGEDNASLTIGDNNVNVMLFPAAMFEKFTGTRIADTSKRIARNRKLIATDR, from the coding sequence ATGCCAGGACAAATTTGGATTAATCTGCCCGTTCAAGATCTTAACAGGTCCATCGCATTTTTCAAAGAAGTCGGATTTTCGGTCAGTCACGGACCCGGGAATGGCGAGGATAACGCGAGTCTGACGATCGGAGACAATAATGTGAATGTGATGCTTTTCCCGGCAGCCATGTTCGAAAAGTTTACCGGCACGCGCATTGCGGATACATCGAAAAGAATCGCTAGGAATCGCAAGCTGATTGCAACGGATAGATAA
- a CDS encoding anti-sigma factor produces MTERGRLPICDDCLSYIAGLCSEEEKRVFELHLPTCDSCRQELEDLHIVWEALPANMEMMEPPKDLKQQVMKAVRAADAESADGGKTQSNRLLRPFSAGKSRRSRLPRGMKPMLALFAAAASAIVLLSIWNAQLRSEHAADPLPVEQALSVPASNIKQLVSLKSQAPETAESSGVACIVDNGQSKQFVVYLFGAPPTLGEEAYQVWLIKDGKRSSAGTFRVGSNSRGIGLLAMPIQGKKLDFDAIGITLEPDEHGSQPRGTRMYGSVS; encoded by the coding sequence ATGACGGAACGAGGACGACTGCCCATTTGCGATGACTGCCTAAGCTATATAGCCGGCTTGTGCAGCGAAGAAGAAAAGCGAGTTTTCGAGCTGCATCTTCCGACCTGCGACAGCTGCCGGCAGGAGCTTGAAGATTTGCATATCGTTTGGGAGGCGCTTCCGGCCAATATGGAAATGATGGAACCTCCTAAGGACCTGAAACAGCAGGTCATGAAAGCCGTACGCGCAGCGGATGCGGAATCGGCGGACGGCGGCAAGACCCAGAGCAATCGCCTCCTGCGTCCGTTCAGCGCCGGCAAGTCGAGACGCAGCCGGCTTCCGCGCGGAATGAAACCCATGCTCGCGCTGTTCGCGGCCGCGGCATCCGCGATCGTGCTGCTCTCGATCTGGAACGCGCAGCTGCGCAGCGAACACGCCGCAGATCCGCTTCCCGTGGAGCAGGCGCTGTCCGTTCCCGCGTCCAACATCAAGCAGCTGGTCTCGTTGAAGTCGCAAGCCCCCGAGACAGCCGAATCGTCCGGGGTGGCATGCATCGTCGACAACGGCCAGAGCAAGCAATTCGTCGTGTACTTATTCGGCGCTCCCCCGACGCTTGGCGAAGAAGCCTATCAGGTATGGCTTATCAAGGATGGCAAGCGAAGCAGCGCAGGCACGTTTAGAGTCGGCAGCAACAGCAGGGGCATCGGGCTGCTAGCCATGCCGATTCAGGGCAAGAAGCTCGACTTCGATGCGATCGGCATCACGCTCGAGCCGGATGAACACGGGAGCCAGCCGCGCGGTACGCGAATGTACGGCTCCGTCTCCTAA
- a CDS encoding class I SAM-dependent methyltransferase → MKDKVVQAYDKLALDYELHVDTESGHNAYYERPAMLKLMPEDMNGMAVLDAGCAAGWYTEQYIRRGAQVTAIDISPEMTAACKRRVGDQATVITCDMSEPLPFGDDSFDRIASSLTLHYIENWTPVFREFSRVLKPGGKFVFSVHHPFMDMGHLDKPDYFKQRLLSEIWNKKVAGPVEVTFFHRSLQDIVNVTASHFIIEQIIEPQPVAAFKQLPEAAEWFSKFYERLSTNPHFLIADVRKA, encoded by the coding sequence ATGAAAGACAAAGTCGTTCAAGCCTACGATAAACTCGCCCTGGATTACGAACTGCATGTCGACACGGAAAGCGGACATAATGCCTATTACGAACGGCCCGCAATGCTGAAGCTGATGCCGGAGGACATGAACGGGATGGCCGTTCTTGACGCCGGATGCGCGGCTGGCTGGTATACGGAGCAGTACATCCGGCGAGGCGCACAAGTGACGGCGATCGATATCAGTCCGGAAATGACGGCAGCTTGCAAGCGGCGCGTCGGCGATCAAGCGACCGTGATCACCTGTGATATGAGCGAACCGCTGCCATTCGGCGACGACAGCTTCGATAGGATTGCAAGCTCGCTTACTTTGCATTATATCGAGAATTGGACGCCGGTCTTCCGTGAATTTAGCCGCGTGTTGAAACCGGGGGGCAAATTCGTTTTTTCGGTCCATCACCCGTTTATGGACATGGGGCATTTGGACAAGCCGGACTATTTCAAGCAGCGATTACTGTCTGAAATCTGGAACAAGAAGGTGGCCGGACCGGTCGAGGTCACGTTCTTTCACCGTTCGCTGCAGGACATCGTGAATGTCACGGCATCGCATTTTATCATTGAGCAGATCATCGAGCCGCAGCCCGTTGCGGCATTCAAGCAGCTTCCAGAGGCGGCCGAATGGTTCTCGAAGTTTTACGAACGTCTATCGACGAATCCGCATTTTCTTATCGCAGATGTGCGAAAAGCCTAA
- a CDS encoding metal-dependent hydrolase, with protein MKINYHGHACIQIQTGGKSLVIDPFLSGNPVAKIKPEDIKTDAILLTHAHMDHILDAAPLSIANNDAPVVANVELATYMSWQGVKNAVGMNMGGTFDLGFAKAKMVQAFHSSGIVIEETKQILYAGMPAGFLVFAEGLTILHAGDTSLYSDMKMIGERHPIDVVFLPIGDHYTMGPEDALQAAEWYNAKLTVPIHHSTFPGIVQDAEQFVRKLEERGLKGKVVVPGDEFEVAGR; from the coding sequence GTGAAAATCAATTACCATGGCCATGCCTGCATTCAAATCCAAACAGGCGGCAAATCGCTCGTCATCGATCCATTCTTGAGCGGCAATCCCGTAGCCAAAATCAAACCGGAGGACATCAAAACCGATGCTATCCTGCTGACACATGCCCATATGGACCACATCCTGGACGCGGCGCCGCTCTCCATCGCCAACAACGACGCACCGGTTGTAGCTAACGTCGAGCTTGCAACGTACATGTCCTGGCAAGGCGTGAAGAACGCCGTCGGCATGAACATGGGCGGCACGTTCGATCTTGGCTTCGCCAAAGCGAAGATGGTCCAAGCGTTTCACAGCTCCGGCATCGTCATTGAAGAAACGAAACAAATTCTGTACGCGGGCATGCCTGCCGGCTTCCTCGTATTCGCCGAAGGTTTGACCATTCTGCACGCCGGCGACACGTCGCTGTACAGCGACATGAAGATGATCGGCGAACGCCACCCGATCGACGTCGTCTTCCTGCCGATCGGCGACCATTACACGATGGGACCGGAGGATGCGCTGCAAGCGGCAGAATGGTACAACGCGAAGCTGACCGTGCCGATTCACCACAGTACATTCCCGGGCATCGTGCAGGATGCGGAACAATTCGTGCGCAAGTTGGAAGAACGCGGCTTGAAAGGCAAAGTCGTGGTGCCCGGAGACGAGTTCGAAGTGGCTGGACGCTAG
- a CDS encoding SRPBCC family protein yields the protein MMTMQRKVEHAVFTVERVYNGANPERVFAAWSNAETKAKWFAKSEVFEFRTGGREVNRDTFPDGTTVSFEAHYQEIVADERIVYSYSLDMNGNRVSVSVATIEFQPTDEGTKLVFTESGAFLDGHDTPAMREHGTGIMLDMLGKLFSE from the coding sequence ATGATGACGATGCAGCGTAAAGTCGAACATGCCGTATTTACAGTCGAACGCGTATATAATGGCGCGAACCCCGAGCGAGTATTCGCCGCTTGGTCGAATGCGGAGACGAAGGCCAAATGGTTCGCGAAGTCCGAAGTATTCGAATTTCGCACTGGGGGACGGGAAGTCAACCGGGATACGTTTCCGGACGGCACGACGGTCAGCTTCGAAGCGCATTACCAAGAAATCGTAGCCGATGAACGTATCGTATACTCGTACTCGCTCGACATGAATGGCAACCGGGTATCGGTCTCCGTTGCGACGATTGAATTCCAGCCGACGGACGAGGGGACGAAGCTTGTTTTTACGGAGTCGGGCGCGTTCCTTGACGGACATGACACGCCGGCGATGCGCGAGCATGGCACCGGCATCATGCTGGATATGCTTGGGAAATTGTTTTCGGAATAA
- a CDS encoding cupredoxin domain-containing protein, with the protein MNIQQRRALSRRSKLIGIGLLLLACCLVLSACGSNSGSGGAYSGNAGGDAQTTAANDQTNVSNVGTSNDEGSNDAAGNDGASTADPAPSASNNSATDNKGGTGDTAVLSNNTGTDETGTSTDKAGSDDKGDGVKAASPGKSSTDDHPSASDKNGTDDKGGSSGKAGSDDHPSASDKSGTDYKGGSSVKAASPGKGRTDDHPSASDKNGTDDKGGSSGKAGSDDHPSASDKGGADDNGASTGKAGSDDKPQPGTGTSAGKSDPAPAAKPQTYTVEIKDFAFSPDKLDIKAGDSVTFINRDEVKHSATSADNVFDTKLLAKDASKTVIFNDAGTFSYNCTPHPAMIGVINVVK; encoded by the coding sequence ATGAACATTCAACAACGCAGAGCCTTAAGCCGTCGTTCGAAGCTGATCGGCATCGGCCTGCTGCTGCTCGCATGCTGCTTAGTGCTATCGGCATGCGGCAGTAATTCCGGCAGCGGCGGCGCCTATAGCGGCAACGCGGGCGGCGATGCGCAAACGACGGCAGCCAACGACCAAACGAATGTTTCTAACGTCGGGACTTCCAATGACGAAGGTTCCAATGACGCGGCAGGTAACGACGGAGCTTCCACGGCCGATCCGGCTCCTTCCGCTTCGAATAATAGCGCAACGGATAACAAAGGCGGTACAGGAGACACGGCAGTTCTTTCGAATAATACCGGAACGGATGAAACGGGCACCTCTACGGACAAAGCCGGCTCCGATGACAAAGGCGACGGCGTTAAGGCTGCCTCCCCGGGCAAGAGCAGTACCGATGACCATCCTTCCGCTTCGGATAAGAACGGGACGGACGACAAAGGCGGCTCTTCCGGCAAAGCCGGCTCCGACGATCACCCTTCCGCTTCCGACAAGAGCGGCACCGATTACAAAGGCGGCAGCAGCGTTAAGGCTGCCTCCCCGGGCAAGGGCAGGACCGATGACCATCCATCCGCTTCGGATAAGAACGGGACGGACGACAAAGGCGGCTCTTCCGGCAAAGCCGGCTCCGACGATCATCCTTCCGCTTCCGACAAGGGCGGCGCGGACGACAATGGCGCTTCTACCGGCAAAGCCGGCTCCGACGACAAACCGCAGCCCGGCACGGGCACGAGCGCGGGCAAATCCGATCCCGCGCCGGCGGCGAAGCCCCAAACCTACACCGTGGAAATCAAGGACTTTGCCTTCTCGCCTGACAAACTGGATATCAAAGCCGGGGATAGCGTGACGTTCATCAATCGCGATGAAGTGAAACATTCGGCCACTTCGGCCGATAACGTCTTCGACACGAAGCTGCTGGCCAAGGACGCCTCCAAGACGGTTATTTTCAACGATGCGGGAACCTTCAGCTACAATTGCACGCCGCATCCGGCGATGATCGGCGTCATCAACGTCGTCAAATAG
- a CDS encoding VOC family protein, giving the protein MSEQQSVTKSPVVGGVPAVFVHVKDLSRSIAWYSKLLGIPAPQTERSDIHIFQLENGANIFLVRSDEVTPSRHVLCSLPTPDLNQAERFFAENAIEIVDKDDETINFQDPDGNILMACSI; this is encoded by the coding sequence GTGTCTGAACAACAATCCGTAACCAAAAGTCCTGTAGTCGGCGGCGTTCCGGCCGTATTCGTTCATGTGAAGGACTTAAGTCGTTCGATTGCATGGTATAGTAAGTTGCTCGGCATACCTGCACCGCAAACCGAGAGATCTGATATTCATATTTTCCAACTTGAAAATGGCGCGAATATCTTCCTTGTTCGAAGCGATGAAGTAACTCCTTCGCGTCATGTATTATGCAGCCTGCCGACACCTGATCTTAACCAGGCTGAGCGGTTTTTTGCAGAGAACGCCATTGAAATCGTGGACAAAGATGATGAAACGATAAACTTTCAAGATCCTGATGGGAATATACTGATGGCTTGTAGTATATAG
- a CDS encoding CD3324 family protein → MKYTKAEHIFPEELLQIIQQYVQGELVYIPRPKEVHRKWGENTDSKSRVAARNAEIKASYRNGAGMSELSARYFLSYESIKKIVYKKD, encoded by the coding sequence GTGAAATATACAAAAGCGGAGCATATTTTCCCGGAGGAATTGCTGCAGATCATTCAACAATACGTGCAAGGCGAATTGGTTTATATACCAAGGCCCAAAGAGGTTCACCGAAAATGGGGCGAAAACACGGACAGCAAAAGCAGAGTCGCTGCCCGAAACGCTGAAATCAAAGCGTCGTACCGAAATGGAGCCGGCATGAGTGAATTGTCCGCGCGATACTTCTTGTCCTATGAAAGCATTAAGAAAATCGTTTATAAAAAGGACTAA
- a CDS encoding LysR family transcriptional regulator, with amino-acid sequence MNLHALRLFHEIASTGSVTRASELLNISQPAITAQIKKFEKELSFPLLQPSGRGIALTDAGIQLAALAKRLFAVEQQIEQFCTEYRSGTNGHIRIAATYLPAQFLIPAWIAKFKQRFELVEMTITTTNSTDAVKLLLGMEADIAVYGGLSEEYPDTIQSEQLFQDELWFVVAPSHPFAGKQVSLRDMMNEPFVMREEGSSTRERLLALCRTYNAPMPRIALQFNGLHEAITAVIAGYGANFVSSLVVREHVERGELCRVFVEGIRLQNTIAICTRRNEPLSAAAANLVALIRQEHE; translated from the coding sequence ATGAACTTGCATGCCCTCCGTCTCTTTCACGAAATCGCATCCACCGGCAGCGTAACCCGCGCATCCGAGCTGCTGAACATCAGCCAGCCGGCCATCACCGCTCAAATCAAGAAGTTCGAGAAGGAGCTGTCCTTCCCGCTGCTGCAGCCAAGCGGCAGAGGAATCGCGCTGACGGATGCCGGCATTCAACTGGCAGCGCTGGCCAAGCGATTATTCGCGGTGGAACAGCAGATCGAGCAGTTCTGCACGGAATATCGCAGCGGTACGAATGGCCATATCCGCATTGCCGCCACCTATTTGCCAGCGCAGTTTCTCATCCCGGCCTGGATCGCCAAGTTCAAGCAGCGCTTCGAGCTTGTGGAAATGACGATCACGACGACCAACTCGACCGATGCGGTCAAACTGCTGCTCGGCATGGAAGCAGATATCGCCGTATATGGCGGACTATCGGAAGAATATCCGGATACGATTCAATCCGAACAGCTGTTTCAGGACGAGCTATGGTTCGTCGTCGCGCCGAGCCATCCCTTCGCGGGCAAGCAGGTTTCACTGCGCGACATGATGAACGAGCCGTTCGTCATGCGCGAAGAAGGCAGCTCGACGCGCGAGCGGCTGCTCGCATTGTGCCGGACCTATAACGCGCCAATGCCGCGGATCGCCCTGCAATTCAATGGCCTGCACGAAGCGATAACGGCCGTCATCGCGGGATACGGCGCCAATTTCGTCTCGTCGCTGGTCGTACGCGAGCACGTCGAGCGCGGCGAACTGTGCCGCGTGTTCGTGGAAGGGATTCGGCTGCAGAACACGATTGCCATCTGCACCCGCAGGAACGAACCGCTGTCCGCCGCGGCCGCGAACCTCGTCGCGCTCATTCGCCAGGAGCATGAATAG
- a CDS encoding SRPBCC family protein, whose amino-acid sequence MEAGVNELVAARVIDAKRELVFGAWTNPELLAQWWGPRGFTNTFNEFDPRPGGAWTFVMHGPDGTDYPNSNVFVEIVSPERIVIKHIVAPVFTLTALFEELDGKTGIIFRQQFEEAAVFEQVKGYAAPGNEQNLDKLTEVVMKLV is encoded by the coding sequence ATGGAGGCTGGAGTGAACGAATTGGTAGCCGCTCGCGTGATCGATGCGAAGAGAGAGCTGGTGTTCGGGGCTTGGACGAATCCGGAGCTGCTGGCGCAATGGTGGGGACCGCGGGGATTCACGAATACGTTCAACGAGTTCGATCCGAGGCCTGGAGGCGCATGGACATTCGTCATGCATGGCCCGGATGGCACCGATTACCCGAACAGCAATGTGTTCGTTGAGATTGTCAGCCCTGAAAGGATCGTCATCAAACACATTGTTGCTCCAGTTTTCACCCTTACAGCGCTGTTCGAGGAGTTGGACGGCAAGACGGGCATCATCTTCCGACAACAATTCGAGGAGGCTGCCGTCTTCGAACAAGTCAAAGGCTATGCCGCTCCGGGAAACGAACAAAATTTGGACAAACTGACGGAAGTCGTGATGAAGCTGGTTTAA